A genomic window from Motacilla alba alba isolate MOTALB_02 chromosome 2, Motacilla_alba_V1.0_pri, whole genome shotgun sequence includes:
- the PLEKHA8 gene encoding pleckstrin homology domain-containing family A member 8: MEGVLYKWTNYLSGWQPRWFLLCGGILSYYDSQEDAWKGCKGSIQMAVCEIQVHPADNTRMDLIIPGEQYFYLKARNAVERQKWLVALGTAKACLTDSRTQKEKEFTENTEALKTKMSELRLYCNLLVQQVHKTKEASISGVPEPESEIDMGALLKSTCDTFLKTLEECMQIANTAFTSELLHQTPPGSPNLAVLRTSKVKHSVLSSHTSTERQVELNPCENGCVKAEIDHQEQAVIKSMECLNLETNEGAGDVYVEDHVAKDLAGIKDNGEDNLQAVEACGAHKMLQSETNSLSGLALCEEERNENDSPTFFSVMSNRFSDIELREEEGIPTEEFLESCYAIVPVLDKLGPTVFAPVKMDFVGNIKKINQKFITNKEEFDTLQKIVLHEVNAGVAQVRNSATEALLWLKRGLKFLKGFLTEVKNGEKNIQTALNNAYGKTLRQHHGWVVRGVFALALRAAPTYEDFVAALSVDECDPQEETFYKGMQRDLNIYLPAMEKQLNILDTLYEVHGLESDEVV; the protein is encoded by the exons gctgGCAGCCTCGGTGGTTCCTTCTCTGTGGTGGCATCTTGTCCTATTATGACTCTCAGGAAGATGCCTGGAAGGGTTGCAAGGGAAGCATCCAAATGGCTGTTTGTGAAATTCAAG TTCATCCTGCAGATAACACACGAATGGACCTGATTATCCCAGGGGAACAGTACTTCTATCTGAAGGCAAGAAATGCAGTTGAAAGGCAAAAGTGGCTGGTTGCACTCGGAACTGCCAAAGCCTGTCTGACTGACAGCAggacacaaaaggaaaaag AGttcactgaaaacacagaagcCTTGAAGACCAAAATGTCTGAACTTAGACTGTACTGTAACCTCCTTGTTCAGCAAGTGCATAAAACAAAGGAAGCCAGCATTTCTGGTGTGCCAGAACCAGAG AGTGAGATTGATATGGGAGCTCTGTTGAAATCAACCTGTGACACTTTCCTGAAGACTCTTGAAGAATGTATGCAGATTGCAAATACTGCCTTCACTTCTGAGTTATTGCATCAGACCCCACCTGGATCTCCAAATTTAGCAGTTCTCAGAACGAGCAAG GTAAAGCACTCTGTCTTGTCCAGTCACACCTCAACAGAAAG gCAGGTGGAATTGAACCCCTGTGAAAATGGCTgtgtaaaagcagaaattgaCCATCAAGAGCAAGCGGTTATTAAAAGTATGGAATGTTTAAACTTGGAAACAAATGAGGGGGCTGGTGATGTTTATGTTGAAGATCATGTAGCAAAGGATTTGGCAG GCATTAAAGACAATGGAGAGGACAATCTGCAAGCTGTAGAAGCCTGTGGTGCCCACAAGATGCTGCAGTCGGAAACAAATTCTTTAAGTGGATTGGCTCTGtgtgaggaggaaagaaatgaaaatgattcTCCTACCTTCTTCAGTGTCATGAGCAATAG GTTCAGTGATATTGAGCTTCGGGAGGAAGAGGGCATACCAACAGAGGAGTTCCTGGAGTCATGTTATGCAATTGTGCCTGTTCTGG acaAGCTGGGACCAACTGTTTTTGCTCCAGTTAAAATGGATTTTGTAGGCAACATCAAG aaaataaaccagaaatttaTAACCAACAAAGAAGAGTTTGATACCCTTCAGAAGATTGTGCTCCATGAAGTGAACGCAGGTGTAGCACAAGTTAGAAACTCTGCTACAGAGGCTCTCCTGTGGCTGAAAAG AGGTTTAAAGTTCTTGAAAGGGTTTTTGACGGAAGTGAAGAATGGGGAAAAGAATATCCAAACAGCTCTGA ACAATGCTTATGGAAAGACATTACGGCAGCACCATGGTTGGGTTGTCCGCGGGGTCTTCGCG TTAGCTTTAAGGGCAGCTCCAACGTATGAAGATTTTGTGGCAGCTCTGTCTGTAGATGAGTGCGATCCTCAGGAAGAAACATTTTACAAAGGAATGCAGAGAGACCTCAACATTTACTTACcagccatggaaaagcagctaAATATCTTGGACACTCTCTATGAAGTACATGGTTTGGAGTCAGATGAGGTGGTATAA